From the Maioricimonas rarisocia genome, one window contains:
- a CDS encoding outer membrane protein assembly factor BamB family protein, protein MNTALLALCLTIPAVADDDSADEGNLSRSMSIVRDRAAEQQFALAQEKLRQRQFADAVALAQELLEEPSQGMLADGERLLGRTAAAHEILSALRKLSPDIYRRYASATAGRQLQAARAQMSSEALRNVFRTYPFTDAGRDALLELLLLALDKGHREEATRLGRLARQMTPGNATAQSAIDRWLQSTGEPAPRAATAETLAIEQLPTAVTAWQVDTEISAEAADVIADLLAELDAHGVLPAAHFQPLAVDSHGLFRTWNAVIAIDVETGEEVWRVPLESTVSRLVRRAGDLSSRIRRTQVLPILIRRLLGDTLYNRITTDGTCVFALEPVVAADNAAEARSAEDDAATVFQNQLTALKITDGEIAWTRSTLPLPEEQGDAEPKGRPVYFLGPPLGTGTTLYGVAESEGTLHAFALDSNDGGPQWTVKIGSSNVPFSEDYVRHATACTPVIADNLLICPTGAGALVAVDLLHHEVRWAFRYGRDDVPPGRHEIPLLQQQSAELHAMAGWRTGSLHAGNGTVVLASPEVNQLFVLDSQSGRLIWSLPRGNAAWIAGIDAERLIVVRSDGVTGHSLDDGSLLWRARTPRPIGTGVLHNGTYVMPACGQRTCAIALDDGGVTCTFPRNPAPRVLNEEALTDDPAEPAAALLQVDGRWMLQRVEGITGHTPLSRQIADPLSPADELAPQVADLIEAGKFKEAIELAETGVGDGRLDQDVLVAALKSAVRFDAEQRSQRIERWRELAGSSGAVLQSELARFDEAVDQRSIQTALETGFQLLRQQTVPLSVIEVSGERSVEGKLPLQPSAEFWYVRNVQNGNLTRLDRYVAGRLLSLRPEENPQEFDSLLQSHLENVREQEPWTLARTIAHEFVSHEAGQRMLLELEPRWTGVADFLLSELPLLGQAERESNLLAGETLKKIAAFYGDRNDWSQAAESYRRLNRLFPELPLFAGQTASQFLETDAGPGLQNALQETDPWPVHPPRITERNWPAGNVYFVPVDVKGDRGNPLDRLNVAVDRMGQVVRFSGAGFRRPWAVDLPRSNQPWRADPELRRGWARGHLLVLQVGSELFGITPFDANGEPYARIVWPAAGETIDTRNDGSLLLQTYAAVHSPPVVGIRAATTERVDPFGRKLGDVGPVRFGYFCHRQQGHLVARSTWSGQVLWRLPDLPASVRCFGDEQHIVLLDTSSNEVRVLSTLDGTVIDQRQWRPDTEGILLSDGNRILVQSPPPAPSAATADDEIDVTLTLHDLVSGESLWSRTDPPGAIPFRIDMQWLGILHRSGEVHLLELATGVVRSTSTIELPQEFDSIFTLHDANQFFVMTSAPVEDRRLLSAAQIQRGFRRPPVNGFLHAFDRRTAAHQWSKPFENLVLPLDQPRDVPLIISNDSLNPHDDGKAGAPTGRLQCFDKQTGERIWDTMGTMPQLYFMIERDEASGWVELRMSRTIVRFDFSQPEPPADDRTD, encoded by the coding sequence TTGAACACAGCCCTGCTGGCACTCTGCCTGACCATACCGGCCGTTGCCGACGACGACTCGGCAGACGAGGGGAATCTCTCCCGGTCGATGTCGATCGTTCGCGATCGCGCCGCCGAACAGCAGTTCGCGCTCGCGCAGGAGAAACTGCGACAGCGGCAGTTTGCCGACGCGGTCGCCCTCGCCCAGGAACTTCTTGAAGAACCCTCGCAGGGAATGCTTGCCGACGGCGAACGCCTGCTCGGTCGAACCGCTGCCGCTCACGAAATTCTGTCAGCACTCCGCAAGCTGTCCCCCGACATCTACCGCCGCTACGCCTCGGCGACGGCCGGGCGGCAGTTGCAGGCGGCCCGCGCGCAGATGTCTTCGGAAGCATTGCGGAACGTCTTCCGCACCTACCCGTTCACCGATGCCGGTCGCGATGCGCTGCTGGAACTGCTGCTGCTCGCCCTCGACAAAGGTCACCGGGAGGAGGCCACACGTCTCGGTCGGCTGGCCCGGCAAATGACGCCCGGAAACGCCACCGCGCAATCGGCAATCGACCGCTGGCTTCAGTCAACAGGTGAACCGGCACCTCGAGCAGCCACCGCCGAAACGCTGGCGATCGAGCAACTGCCGACGGCCGTAACCGCATGGCAGGTCGACACCGAGATCAGTGCCGAGGCCGCCGACGTCATTGCCGATCTGCTGGCCGAGCTGGATGCCCATGGAGTCCTCCCGGCAGCCCATTTTCAGCCACTCGCGGTCGATAGCCACGGACTCTTCCGGACGTGGAATGCGGTCATTGCCATCGACGTGGAAACGGGTGAAGAAGTCTGGCGCGTCCCGCTCGAATCGACGGTCTCCCGTCTGGTCAGACGGGCAGGGGACCTGTCGAGCCGCATCCGCCGGACGCAGGTGCTGCCGATCCTGATCCGCCGCCTGCTGGGAGACACCCTCTACAACCGCATCACGACGGACGGGACCTGCGTCTTCGCCCTCGAACCGGTTGTCGCCGCCGACAATGCCGCCGAAGCCCGCAGTGCCGAAGACGACGCCGCGACCGTCTTTCAGAATCAGTTGACGGCACTCAAGATCACGGACGGCGAAATCGCCTGGACTCGCTCGACACTGCCGCTGCCCGAGGAGCAGGGCGACGCAGAACCGAAAGGGCGACCGGTCTACTTCCTCGGTCCGCCACTCGGCACGGGCACAACCCTCTATGGTGTGGCCGAGTCGGAAGGGACCCTGCACGCGTTCGCGCTCGATTCGAACGACGGCGGCCCGCAATGGACTGTGAAGATCGGCTCGAGCAACGTTCCGTTCAGCGAAGACTACGTGCGCCACGCAACGGCCTGCACTCCCGTCATTGCAGACAATCTCCTGATCTGTCCGACCGGGGCCGGCGCTCTCGTCGCCGTCGACCTCCTCCACCACGAGGTTCGCTGGGCATTCCGCTACGGACGCGACGACGTCCCGCCGGGTCGGCACGAGATCCCGCTGCTCCAGCAACAGTCGGCCGAACTGCACGCCATGGCCGGCTGGCGAACCGGATCCCTTCACGCAGGCAATGGCACCGTCGTCCTCGCCTCGCCGGAAGTCAATCAACTCTTCGTCCTCGACAGCCAGTCCGGTCGTCTCATCTGGTCTCTCCCCCGAGGGAACGCGGCCTGGATCGCCGGCATCGACGCTGAACGGCTCATCGTCGTTCGCTCCGACGGCGTGACCGGCCACTCACTCGATGACGGCAGCCTCTTATGGCGCGCCCGAACGCCACGCCCGATCGGTACCGGTGTTCTCCACAACGGCACGTACGTGATGCCGGCCTGCGGCCAGCGAACCTGCGCGATTGCATTGGACGACGGAGGCGTCACGTGCACGTTCCCCCGCAATCCGGCTCCACGCGTCCTCAATGAAGAGGCGTTGACCGACGACCCGGCTGAACCCGCAGCCGCGCTCCTGCAGGTGGACGGCCGATGGATGCTTCAGAGAGTCGAAGGCATCACCGGTCACACCCCGCTTTCGCGGCAGATTGCTGATCCTCTCAGCCCGGCTGATGAACTAGCGCCGCAGGTCGCCGACCTCATCGAAGCGGGGAAGTTCAAAGAGGCCATCGAACTGGCCGAGACAGGCGTCGGCGACGGACGCCTCGATCAGGACGTGCTCGTTGCCGCTTTGAAGTCAGCGGTCCGCTTCGACGCCGAGCAGCGCTCGCAACGAATCGAACGCTGGCGCGAGCTGGCCGGCTCAAGCGGAGCCGTGCTGCAGAGCGAACTGGCCCGTTTTGACGAGGCGGTCGACCAACGTTCGATTCAGACGGCACTCGAGACGGGATTCCAACTGCTCCGGCAGCAGACGGTGCCACTCTCTGTAATTGAAGTCAGCGGTGAACGGTCCGTGGAGGGCAAGCTGCCGCTCCAACCGAGTGCGGAGTTCTGGTACGTCCGGAACGTGCAGAATGGCAACCTGACGCGACTCGACCGGTACGTGGCGGGCCGCCTGCTGAGCCTGCGACCAGAAGAGAATCCGCAGGAATTCGACAGTCTGCTGCAGTCCCATCTGGAAAACGTGCGTGAGCAGGAACCATGGACGCTGGCCCGCACAATTGCTCACGAGTTCGTCAGCCACGAGGCCGGCCAGAGGATGCTGCTCGAGCTCGAACCCCGCTGGACCGGCGTGGCCGACTTCCTGCTCTCCGAACTGCCGCTGCTCGGCCAGGCGGAACGGGAATCGAATCTGCTGGCCGGCGAGACCCTCAAGAAGATCGCGGCGTTCTATGGCGATCGAAATGACTGGTCGCAGGCAGCCGAGTCGTATCGTCGCCTGAACCGGCTGTTTCCCGAATTGCCGCTCTTCGCAGGTCAGACCGCATCCCAGTTCCTCGAAACCGACGCCGGCCCCGGACTGCAGAACGCGCTGCAGGAAACCGACCCCTGGCCGGTCCACCCGCCTCGAATAACCGAACGGAACTGGCCGGCGGGCAACGTGTACTTCGTCCCTGTCGACGTCAAAGGGGACCGCGGCAATCCTCTCGACCGTCTCAACGTGGCCGTCGACCGCATGGGACAGGTCGTCCGATTCTCCGGGGCCGGATTTCGCAGGCCATGGGCCGTCGACCTTCCCCGATCGAACCAGCCCTGGCGGGCCGATCCCGAACTGCGCCGCGGCTGGGCACGAGGCCACCTGCTGGTCCTGCAGGTGGGAAGCGAACTGTTCGGCATCACTCCGTTCGACGCCAATGGTGAACCCTACGCCCGCATCGTCTGGCCTGCGGCCGGTGAGACCATCGACACCCGCAACGATGGATCACTGCTGCTGCAGACGTACGCGGCGGTACACAGCCCCCCCGTCGTGGGAATCCGGGCGGCGACAACCGAGCGCGTCGATCCCTTCGGCAGAAAGTTGGGAGACGTCGGACCGGTTCGCTTCGGGTATTTCTGCCATCGCCAGCAGGGACATCTCGTCGCCCGGTCCACATGGTCCGGCCAGGTCCTGTGGCGACTGCCCGATCTGCCAGCCAGTGTCCGATGCTTCGGCGACGAGCAACACATCGTTCTGCTCGACACCTCCAGTAACGAGGTCCGCGTTCTGAGCACCCTCGATGGAACCGTAATTGACCAGCGGCAATGGCGTCCCGATACGGAGGGCATTCTTCTCTCCGACGGGAACCGCATCCTCGTGCAGTCGCCTCCCCCCGCACCATCGGCTGCAACGGCGGATGACGAGATTGATGTAACGCTCACCCTGCACGACCTGGTCTCCGGAGAGTCTCTCTGGTCACGAACCGATCCACCGGGCGCGATCCCCTTCCGCATCGACATGCAGTGGCTCGGGATCCTGCATCGCTCCGGAGAGGTCCATCTGCTGGAACTGGCAACCGGTGTCGTTCGCAGCACGTCCACCATCGAACTCCCGCAGGAATTCGACAGCATCTTTACGCTGCACGATGCCAACCAGTTCTTCGTGATGACATCCGCACCGGTCGAGGATCGTCGGCTGCTCTCGGCGGCTCAGATCCAGCGGGGTTTCCGGCGTCCCCCCGTCAACGGCTTCCTCCATGCGTTCGACCGTCGGACGGCCGCGCATCAGTGGTCGAAACCGTTCGAAAACCTGGTCTTGCCTCTCGATCAACCACGTGACGTCCCGTTGATCATCTCCAACGACAGCCTCAATCCTCACGACGATGGCAAGGCCGGCGCCCCGACGGGACGGCTGCAGTGCTTCGACAAGCAGACGGGCGAACGGATCTGGGACACGATGGGCACAATGCCGCAGCTTTACTTCATGATTGAGCGCGACGAGGCGAGCGGCTGGGTCGAACTCCGGATGAGCCGGACGATTGTGAGGTTCGACTTTTCGCAGCCCGAGCCGCCCGCTGACGATCGCACCGACTGA
- a CDS encoding DUF480 domain-containing protein, whose translation MSSEGAFIEGAEGDDHPEVRQLTRSQRRVLGVLVEKAFTTPDYYPLTLKALTSGCNQKSNRDPISNYTEDAVVETCDALREMGLIAVVHTESGRTERYRHYMRKRFTFTEPQLAIITELLLRGRQQLGELRSRASRMVPIDGVEELRSELSGLLEQGYIQASGRLERRGVEVDHTFYLPNEGRELAALPEESAPPAAPPAPTAPASTPSAPVAQAAPAALPPEVTERLATIERLCEELRREKLSMAEEIETINTRLDELASSVDDLRRDLGA comes from the coding sequence ATGTCGAGCGAAGGAGCTTTTATCGAAGGAGCCGAGGGGGACGATCACCCCGAGGTCCGTCAGCTCACCCGCAGCCAGCGCCGCGTGCTCGGCGTGCTGGTCGAAAAAGCCTTCACCACGCCCGACTATTATCCGCTCACGCTCAAGGCACTCACCTCCGGCTGCAACCAGAAGAGCAATCGCGACCCGATCTCCAACTACACCGAAGACGCGGTGGTCGAGACCTGCGACGCTCTTCGAGAAATGGGGCTCATCGCGGTCGTCCACACCGAAAGCGGCCGGACCGAACGGTACCGCCACTACATGCGCAAGCGGTTCACCTTCACTGAACCGCAGCTTGCCATCATCACCGAGCTGCTGCTGCGCGGCCGCCAGCAACTGGGCGAACTCCGCTCCCGAGCCAGCCGCATGGTTCCGATCGATGGCGTCGAAGAACTCCGAAGCGAACTGAGCGGACTGCTCGAGCAGGGATACATCCAGGCGAGCGGCCGGCTCGAACGCCGCGGCGTCGAAGTCGACCACACCTTCTACCTTCCCAACGAAGGGCGTGAGCTCGCGGCACTCCCCGAAGAGTCTGCTCCGCCGGCAGCTCCGCCAGCCCCGACAGCACCAGCCTCGACTCCGTCCGCTCCGGTTGCACAAGCCGCCCCCGCAGCACTGCCTCCGGAAGTCACCGAACGGCTGGCGACAATCGAGCGCTTGTGTGAGGAACTGCGGCGTGAGAAACTGAGCATGGCCGAAGAAATTGAAACGATCAACACCCGCCTGGATGAGCTCGCATCCAGCGTGGATGACCTGCGTCGGGATCTGGGGGCCTGA
- a CDS encoding sugar phosphate isomerase/epimerase family protein produces the protein MGRPVTLFTGQWADLPLEELCKKASEFGYDGLELACWGDHFEVDKALSDDTYCARKRDLLEKHDLKLYAISNHLVGQAVLDIIDERHKAILPEYVWGDGNPAGVNDRAVEEMKNTARAAQKLGVSVVNGFTGSSIWHLLYDFPPTPRDMIDAGYNLLAERWNPILDVFQECGVKFALEVHPTEIAYDIYTAHRTLEALDRREEFGFNFDPSHLIWQGLEPVEFIREFPDRIYHVHMKDASVTLNGRTGILASHLRFGDPRRGWDFRSVGRGGVRFEEIIRALNAIGYPADMPLSVEWEDSGMNREVGAAEAAQFCKNVDFQPSDVDFDAAFGD, from the coding sequence ATGGGTCGTCCCGTCACTCTCTTTACGGGCCAATGGGCAGATCTCCCGCTCGAGGAACTCTGCAAGAAGGCGTCCGAATTCGGCTACGACGGACTTGAGCTGGCATGCTGGGGTGATCACTTCGAGGTCGACAAGGCCCTCTCCGACGACACCTATTGCGCACGCAAGCGGGACCTGCTCGAAAAGCACGACCTCAAACTGTACGCGATCTCGAACCACCTGGTCGGCCAGGCCGTGCTCGACATCATCGACGAACGCCACAAGGCGATCCTGCCCGAGTACGTCTGGGGTGACGGCAACCCGGCCGGCGTCAACGATCGCGCCGTCGAAGAAATGAAGAACACCGCCCGCGCCGCCCAGAAGCTCGGCGTGAGCGTTGTCAACGGCTTCACCGGCAGCAGCATCTGGCATCTGCTGTACGACTTCCCGCCGACCCCGCGGGACATGATCGACGCCGGCTACAACCTGCTGGCCGAACGCTGGAATCCCATCCTCGACGTCTTCCAGGAATGCGGCGTCAAGTTCGCCCTCGAAGTCCATCCGACCGAGATCGCCTACGACATCTACACCGCACACCGGACCCTCGAAGCGCTCGACCGCCGCGAAGAGTTCGGATTCAACTTCGATCCCAGCCACCTCATCTGGCAGGGCCTCGAACCGGTCGAGTTCATCCGCGAGTTCCCCGATCGCATCTACCACGTCCACATGAAGGACGCTTCGGTCACTCTCAACGGCCGCACCGGCATCCTTGCCAGCCATCTGCGGTTCGGCGATCCCCGTCGCGGCTGGGACTTCCGCAGCGTCGGACGGGGTGGTGTCCGCTTCGAAGAGATCATCCGGGCACTCAACGCCATCGGCTACCCGGCCGACATGCCACTCTCGGTCGAATGGGAAGACTCCGGCATGAACCGCGAAGTCGGTGCCGCCGAAGCCGCCCAGTTCTGCAAGAACGTCGACTTCCAGCCTTCGGACGTCGACTTCGATGCCGCTTTCGGCGACTGA
- a CDS encoding glutathione peroxidase, whose protein sequence is MPRGLSRNLLLAACILTLSLGQFVAAESQKDSKVDDALSFKMESLTGDEVDLSKYRGKVVLMVNVASECGATPQYAPLQGLYSKYKDKGLVVLGFPCNQFGSQEPGTSQEIRQFCTANYGVTFPMFAKINVNGEEAAPLYKYLTSKETNPKHAGPIGWNFEKFLIDRDGNVVERFPTPVDPASDDVVEAIERELAEEK, encoded by the coding sequence ATGCCACGTGGACTCTCCCGCAACCTGCTGCTTGCCGCCTGTATTCTGACCCTCTCGCTCGGTCAGTTTGTCGCCGCCGAATCACAGAAGGATTCCAAAGTGGACGATGCTCTCAGCTTCAAGATGGAGTCGCTGACCGGCGACGAAGTGGACCTGTCGAAGTACCGCGGCAAGGTCGTGCTTATGGTGAACGTAGCGAGCGAATGCGGAGCCACGCCGCAGTACGCTCCGCTGCAGGGGCTGTACAGCAAGTACAAGGACAAGGGACTGGTGGTGCTCGGATTCCCGTGCAATCAGTTCGGTTCGCAGGAGCCGGGCACGTCGCAGGAGATCCGCCAGTTCTGCACGGCCAACTATGGCGTGACGTTCCCGATGTTTGCGAAGATCAATGTAAACGGCGAGGAGGCCGCTCCGCTCTACAAGTATCTGACTTCCAAAGAGACCAACCCGAAGCATGCCGGGCCGATCGGCTGGAACTTCGAGAAGTTCCTGATCGACCGGGACGGGAATGTCGTCGAACGGTTCCCGACGCCGGTCGATCCTGCTTCGGACGATGTTGTGGAGGCGATCGAGCGGGAACTGGCTGAAGAAAAGTAG